A portion of the Bacteroidales bacterium genome contains these proteins:
- a CDS encoding sugar MFS transporter: MTQKKSSLGPLFIIGILFFILGFITWLNGMLIPYLRTACELTNYQALFVTFAFYISYTVMALPSSWILEKIGFKNGMSVGLWVMAVGAVIFIPAAYTRVFSVFLIGLFVLGTGMAILQTAVNPYITILGPIESAAKRISIMGIANKTAGAMAPLVLAYFIVHPGDDEAIRNLVNLSQEERAVFLDSLASRVIIPYVVMAVILLLVGLGLKFSNLPDIDSENNEDIQDSTKKDHSSIFEYPYLILGVLTLFFYVGVEVIAGDTIIRYGQSLGISMESAKMFTTYTMLSMLVGYIIGIFTIPRYISQHRALQLSAVLGIVFSLAALITNGFVSVMFIAFLGLANALVWPAVWPLAIKGLGKHIKTGSALLIMAISGGAIIPLLWGKMSDIYDTQTAYLVLIPAYLFILFYAVYGYKIKKWR; this comes from the coding sequence ATGACACAGAAAAAATCATCCTTAGGCCCACTTTTTATTATTGGAATATTATTTTTTATACTGGGCTTTATTACTTGGCTTAACGGAATGCTTATACCTTATTTACGCACAGCTTGCGAATTAACTAATTATCAGGCACTTTTTGTGACTTTTGCATTTTACATTAGTTATACGGTAATGGCTTTGCCATCATCTTGGATATTGGAGAAAATTGGCTTTAAAAATGGAATGTCTGTTGGTTTATGGGTAATGGCTGTTGGAGCTGTAATTTTTATTCCTGCTGCTTATACCCGAGTATTTTCTGTTTTTTTGATTGGTTTATTTGTACTTGGAACGGGAATGGCTATTTTGCAAACGGCTGTTAATCCGTATATTACTATATTAGGTCCAATAGAATCTGCTGCTAAGAGGATTAGTATTATGGGTATTGCAAACAAAACAGCCGGTGCTATGGCTCCTCTTGTTTTGGCTTACTTTATTGTTCATCCTGGCGATGATGAAGCAATTCGTAATTTAGTAAATCTGTCGCAAGAAGAAAGAGCTGTATTTTTAGATTCTCTTGCATCTAGAGTTATTATACCTTACGTTGTAATGGCTGTTATATTGCTTTTAGTAGGTTTGGGTTTAAAGTTCTCTAACTTACCTGATATTGATTCGGAAAATAACGAAGATATTCAGGATTCTACTAAGAAAGACCATAGTAGTATTTTTGAATATCCCTACTTAATTTTAGGCGTATTAACATTGTTTTTTTATGTAGGTGTTGAGGTTATTGCAGGTGATACTATTATTCGTTATGGACAATCATTGGGAATTTCTATGGAATCGGCAAAGATGTTTACTACTTACACTATGCTTTCTATGTTGGTAGGATATATAATAGGTATTTTTACAATTCCACGCTATATTTCTCAACATCGTGCATTACAGCTTTCCGCTGTTTTAGGAATAGTATTTTCTTTAGCTGCGCTTATTACTAATGGATTTGTATCCGTAATGTTTATTGCTTTTTTAGGTTTGGCTAATGCATTAGTGTGGCCTGCTGTTTGGCCTCTCGCTATTAAAGGCTTAGGAAAGCATATTAAAACAGGTTCGGCTTTGCTCATTATGGCTATCTCCGGTGGGGCTATTATTCCTTTACTTTGGGGTAAGATGTCGGATATTTATGATACGCAGACGGCTTATTTAGTTCTAATTCCTGCCTATCTGTTTATTTTGTTTTATGCTGTTTATGGTTATAAGATAAAAAAATGGAGATAG
- a CDS encoding DNA adenine methylase encodes MNYIGSKNKLSSFIKNTVYSVVGQDLSEKVFCDIFAGTGIVGRIFKQEVKKVISNDFEYYSYVLNRNYIGNNLAIANNDKFISSLNKLKTKEGFIYTNYCKGKNGERQYFSDDNGKKIDTVRLQIEAWKNSNTINDDTYYFLLASLLESADKVANTASVYGAYLKHLKKSAQKELIISPANFEISNNKNDIYNTDSNKLINKIEGDILYLDPPYNARQYGANYHILNTIAKYDSFIPKGKTGLRAYNKSKYCSSNSVSSEFEELIKNANFKYIFLSYNNEGLMSVEHIRKIMSRYGKYDLSSTNYQRFKADKDKNRNHTANKTEEYLHILEKY; translated from the coding sequence ATGAATTACATAGGTTCTAAAAATAAATTATCAAGCTTTATAAAAAACACCGTTTATTCCGTCGTAGGTCAAGACTTATCAGAGAAAGTTTTCTGTGATATTTTTGCCGGAACGGGAATAGTTGGCAGGATTTTTAAACAAGAAGTTAAAAAGGTAATTAGTAACGATTTTGAATATTACAGCTATGTATTAAATAGAAATTATATCGGTAACAATTTAGCAATAGCCAATAATGATAAGTTTATTTCAAGCTTAAATAAGCTTAAAACCAAAGAAGGATTTATTTATACTAACTATTGCAAAGGGAAGAATGGAGAAAGACAATATTTTTCTGATGATAATGGAAAAAAGATAGATACTGTCAGGCTACAGATTGAAGCATGGAAAAATAGCAATACTATAAATGATGATACTTATTACTTTCTTTTAGCCAGCTTATTAGAAAGTGCTGATAAGGTGGCTAATACAGCATCTGTTTACGGAGCGTATTTAAAACATTTAAAAAAATCGGCTCAAAAAGAATTAATTATCTCTCCTGCAAATTTTGAAATAAGCAATAATAAAAACGATATTTATAATACAGACAGTAATAAACTAATAAATAAAATTGAAGGTGATATCCTTTATCTTGATCCACCATACAATGCCAGACAATACGGAGCGAATTATCACATTTTAAATACTATTGCCAAATACGATTCATTTATTCCCAAGGGTAAAACGGGTCTAAGAGCATATAATAAATCAAAATATTGCAGTTCAAATTCTGTGAGTAGCGAGTTTGAAGAATTAATTAAAAATGCCAATTTTAAATATATCTTTTTAAGCTATAATAACGAAGGACTGATGTCGGTTGAGCATATCAGAAAGATAATGAGTCGCTATGGCAAATACGATTTATCATCTACTAACTATCAACGATTTAAAGCCGATAAAGATAAAAATAGGAATCATACTGCCAATAAAACTGAAGAGTATTTACATATACTGGAAAAATACTAA